The following proteins come from a genomic window of Trifolium pratense cultivar HEN17-A07 linkage group LG4, ARS_RC_1.1, whole genome shotgun sequence:
- the LOC123920308 gene encoding trafficking protein particle complex subunit 1 has protein sequence MQFFGGSEISPSPPAPTASGNNGHMLYVFNRNGICLLYREWNRPLHTLNAQQDHKLMFGLLFSLKSLTAKMDPTSAEKGNLGVPQLPGQGCSFHSFRTNTYKLSFMETPSGIKIILVTHPRTGDLRESLKYIYNLYVEYVVKNPLYTPGSPIRSELFNTTLDQYVRGIA, from the exons ATGCAGTTCTTTGGTGGTTCTGAGATCAGTCCGTCACCGCCTGCGCCAACTGCATCAGGAAACAATGGTCATATGTTGTATGTCTTCAATAGGAATGGTATATGCTTGCTTTATAGAGAGTGGAATCGTCCCTTGCATACGTTGAATGCTCAACAAGATCATAAGTTAATGTTTGGTTTGCTCTTCTCACTCAAGTCATTAACTGCCAAGATGGATCCTACTAG TGCCGAGAAAGGAAACCTTGGCGTGCCTCAGTTACCCGGTCAAGGTTGTTCATTTCACAGTTTTCGCACTAATACATATAAACTTAGTTTCATGGAAACTCCTTCTGGAATAAAG ATTATCTTGGTAACTCATCCTAGAACTGGTGATCTTCGGGAGTCCTTAAAGTATATCTATAATTTGTATGTTGAATATGTTGTCAAGAATCCACTCTATACACCTGGATCTCCTATCag GTCTGAGCTGTTCAATACAACTTTGGACCAGTATGTGAGAGGCATTGCATAG
- the LOC123920309 gene encoding autophagy-related protein 8C-like gives MAKSSFKTEHPLERRQAEAARIREKYPDRIPVIVERAEKTDVPEIDKKKYLVPADLTVGQFVYVVRKRIKLSPEKAIFIFVKNILPPTAAMMSAIYEENKDEDGFLYMTYSGENTFGMMI, from the exons atgGCTAAGAGCTCATTCAAGACAGAACACCCCCTTG AAAGGAGACAGGCTGAAGCAGCTCGCATAAGAGAGAAGTATCCTGATAGAATTCCA GTAATTGTTGAAAGGGCAGAGAAGACTGATGTTCCTGAAATTGATAagaaaaa GTATCTTGTTCCTGCTGATTTGACTGTTGGGCAGTTTGTGTATGTGGTGCGGAAGAGAATCAAGCTAAGTCCGGAGAAAGCCATCTTCATTTTTGTCAAGAACATTTTACCACCGACTG CGGCTATGATGTCTGCaatttatgaagaaaataaGGACGAAGATGGATTTCTATACATGACTTACAGTGGGGAGAACACATTTGGAATGATGATCTGA
- the LOC123920311 gene encoding uncharacterized protein LOC123920311 — protein MASKAPSWSDQWGTGGLGSDEYDNEAVNKSSKSSGSGKKMTDAKLMATASMDKAKSAAIVGADKAKTAAVVGAQKVKSGTSAGLKWIKNQYQKKTSK, from the coding sequence ATGGCCAGCAAGGCACCAAGTTGGTCTGATCAATGGGGAACAGGTGGGCTTGGTAGTGACGAGTACGACAATGAGGCGGTGAACAAGAGCAGTAAGAGCAGTGGAAGTGGCAAGAAGATGACAGATGCAAAGCTTATGGCAACAGCTAGTATGGACAAAGCGAAATCAGCTGCAATTGTTGGTGCTGATAAAGCTAAGACAGCTGCTGTAGTAGGTGCTCAGAAAGTGAAGAGTGGAACTTCTGCTGGACTCAAATGGATCAAGAATCAGTACCAGAAAAAGACTTctaagtaa